The sequence below is a genomic window from Arachis ipaensis cultivar K30076 unplaced genomic scaffold, Araip1.1 Aipa993, whole genome shotgun sequence.
ATCTATCACCAAACTGCTACCAAATACTCACTACCAGAACCACCCTCCACACTAAAAATAAAGGATACAACACAAGTCACCTAAGAGTTCACTAATAGCATCACATGTTGGAGGGAACATGTGGAAACAGTTACAATATGGGAGAGTACATATTAATTCTGAGGTGCTCTTCACTAACTTAGCATTATCAGATATGAGATAGGGAACAGTTAGAAGTTAACACCACCAGAAAACTTTGGATCGGATTGGAATGGATTGGATTTGATGTTAGTCATTGCAAGCGTAGCGCATATCATACTTGCTCTCAACACATCCATGCCAAGAAACCGTACGTAGCTCCTGGTGGGTGGTTCATTGCAAACTACTAGGCCTACCAGTTGCCGGAATCTGGGTAGCTTGCGGAAAAGACTGATATGCCATCATGTTCTTGTCACCTGCATTCGATGAAGACACATTTCCCTTCACCGTTTGGTCCAAAAGCCGAACCAGCGACATAAATATTTCCATCCTTGTTATGTCCCTATTCGCCTGCAAAACTTGACAAGTTAACTAACTAACTAGCACCATATATGAGCATTGAAAAGCATGCACACACTCTTAAAACATTACCTCAACGGCGAAACGAGCCCAGATTT
It includes:
- the LOC107624612 gene encoding transcription factor LHW-like produces the protein MVCPIIVEDLNHPRQMLVEMLCEERGFFLEIADLIRGLGLTILKGVMEARNDKIWARFAVEANRDITRMEIFMSLVRLLDQTVKGNVSSSNAGDKNMMAYQSFPQATQIPATGRPSSLQ